One stretch of Campylobacter sp. CNRCH_2014_0184h DNA includes these proteins:
- the rpmE gene encoding 50S ribosomal protein L31, whose amino-acid sequence MKKEIHPEYVECKVNCACGNSFTTKSNKPEIKVDICSSCHPFFTGSEKIVDAAGRVEKFKKKYAMQ is encoded by the coding sequence ATGAAAAAAGAAATTCACCCAGAATATGTAGAATGCAAAGTTAATTGTGCTTGTGGAAATTCTTTTACTACTAAGTCAAATAAACCAGAAATTAAAGTTGATATTTGCTCAAGCTGCCATCCATTTTTTACGGGTAGTGAAAAAATCGTAGATGCTGCGGGTCGTGTAGAGAAATTTAAGAAAAAATACGCAATGCAATAA
- the rsmI gene encoding 16S rRNA (cytidine(1402)-2'-O)-methyltransferase has product MLYFIPTPIGNLNDISFHSLEILQKCKLFLCEDTRVCKSLVHLLNEKFNLEIKPDKYLALHTHNEKDFLAKIDDDFFKQDIAYLSDAGMPGISDPGQFLIEYAIKNNIDYEVLAGSNAALLALVSSAFCKKEFIFMGFLANKNPQRQKDIENLMLNPYPSIVYEAPTRILNLVEEISKIDPLREIFIIKEATKKFEAKFRANALEALEKLKTMDLRGEWCVVVSAKEKQFHQNTLCEQDIYELDLPLKTKAKLLSKINAKSPKENYQKLLLS; this is encoded by the coding sequence ATGTTATATTTTATTCCTACGCCCATAGGAAATTTAAACGATATTTCTTTTCATTCTTTAGAAATTTTACAAAAATGCAAACTCTTTTTATGCGAAGATACGAGAGTTTGCAAATCCTTAGTTCATCTCCTTAATGAAAAATTTAATTTAGAAATAAAACCTGATAAATATCTAGCCTTACATACCCATAATGAAAAAGATTTTTTAGCAAAAATAGATGATGATTTTTTTAAACAAGATATTGCATATTTGAGTGATGCGGGTATGCCAGGTATTAGCGATCCGGGGCAATTTTTAATTGAATATGCCATTAAAAATAATATTGATTATGAAGTCTTGGCAGGGTCAAATGCTGCTTTACTTGCATTAGTTTCAAGTGCATTTTGTAAAAAAGAATTTATTTTTATGGGTTTTTTGGCTAATAAAAATCCTCAAAGACAAAAAGATATTGAAAATTTAATGCTTAATCCTTATCCTAGTATAGTCTATGAAGCACCTACTAGAATACTTAATTTAGTAGAAGAAATTAGTAAAATTGATCCTTTAAGAGAAATTTTTATCATAAAAGAAGCAACAAAGAAATTTGAAGCCAAATTTAGAGCAAATGCCTTAGAAGCTTTAGAAAAATTAAAAACAATGGACTTGCGTGGTGAATGGTGTGTAGTCGTAAGTGCTAAAGAAAAGCAATTTCACCAAAATACCTTGTGTGAGCAAGATATTTATGAACTTGATTTGCCTTTAAAAACAAAGGCAAAGCTTCTTTCAAAAATCAATGCGAAATCTCCAAAAGAAAATTATCAAAAACTGCTTTTAAGTTGA